One Candidatus Methanoperedens sp. genomic window, ACATAGTCATCTAATGTGAGATACCTATCCATTCCGGAAGGGTATCCCCAATCAATGATATATACATCAAAACCATCATCTAATAGCTTCCTGACTACACTTTTATCCGGCTGAAGGTCAAGGATATAATAACGGTTCACAAGAGCATATACCATCAATATCGGTACTGGATGGGTTTTCTCCACAGTTGGTAAAAAATGGAGAAGTTTCATTTTATCTTCAGTATAGATTATTTCATGAGGTGTTGTGCCAACTGATATTTCTGGCAGTTTCAAAAGTATTTGAAATCCGCTCATTAATTTACTGTATTCCTTTTCTATTGAACTAAGTTCATACATAATCTCGACCCCTTGGAAATTGAATGATTATTTATTCCCGACTAATCCATCGATCCTGCCGGATAGTTCCTTTACCTGCTTTTTCAGGGAATATAATTCCTTATTTAATTCATCTATATCGGATTTTGTCGGAAGGTTGGATGGTTTTAGATAATTTTCTTCAAGCATTTCCCGGTTATATTTTTGAACATCCAGGAAATTTGATGTGAATTTTCCCATATCCGAAGAGAAATGGCCTGATTTCATGAATTCTTTGAATGTTTCACTATATGATTCCATCCAGGAATTATAAAATTCCTTATAACTTTCCGTACCTGTCTTGCCTTCTAAAGTTACCCTTTTTGCATTCATTCGCTTCATTGCTTCCATGGAAATATCCTGGAAATCGATGACTGTATCCATCCATGATGAATATAGGCTAAAGAAAAGAGGAAAACCTTTATATATTTTTTCGGTTTTCTCCCGTAATGGCCCTACCGCTGGAACTTCGGATATCTTGCCTAAGGTTGCTTCATAAGTTTGTACCCACATGTCAAGAAATTCATGTGTGGATTCAAATTTTGTCTCTTCCATATTCATACCTTTGTAGCGCTTGCCATACGGCTGAACGAATTCATCCACATTTTTGACATCTTGATCGATGTGTCCGAATAAGTCTGATATGCGCTTTTTACAGGTTCCATCATATCTTTTAATGGACCCACAAGAGGAACGCTTTCAAAGATATCTTTAGAAGTCTTTTCATACATATTTACCCAGAGATTATAGAACTCCTTAAAAGTTTCAGGATCAGTGGTCAGTTTCGACTGGTCTTTCATTTTTTCAGACATCTTTTCAAGTGCTTCCGTCCAGGATTTGAAGAGGTTTATACTGACATCAGTGCTCTCTTTAAGATTATCCAGTATTTCTTTTGAAGGTGTCATTGTCTTGGGGTCAAACACCTTTGAAGAGGCTTCTTTGTAGGTATCAATCCACAAATCATAAAATTCTTTATATGTTTCAGGATTCGCCTCACCTTTAGATAATTTTGCCATTTGATCTGAAAATTTTTTGATGGAATCATCTGATGGAGTATATAATTTAGAATACACTTCTTTGATTTGTTTTGCCATCTTCGCTATTGACTCCGAATAGAAGTCAGGTATCCCTGTATAACGTCCGAAAGCATTTCTCTGATATTTGATTGCAGGATGTTCATTGATATCATCGATAACTTTTTCATAAGTCTGCATCCAGCTATCATAAATCTCCTTGTATTGTGCAGGATCACTTCCGTTATTCAGGACATGCGTTGTCTTCTTTGAATTTTCCCCGAACTCCTGGATCCAGGACATATAAACTTTATTCGACTCATCTGCAATTTTAATAAAATCTTCGAGTGCTTCCCTTGGTGAGGAAATCTCGGCCTGAAAGATCTTACCATATGTATCATTATATGTTTTTATCCACTCTTCATAAAATTCTTTATATTTTATTGGTGAAGCGTTCATGGACATATCTGCCATTTTCAAAGAATTATCTCCAACGAACTCTATAAACGGTTTATAAAGTTTAATGTTTGAGTCACTCCACAACTTTAAAAATTCGTTCGAATTATCTACCCACAGGTTGATAGCATTCTTTACTTCACGCATTTCGTTTGCTAATTTCTCCTCACTTTCTTTAACCATATCTGTTTCACTCCATTTAATTTATTTTATATCGATGGCAATAAAAATAGGCAATATACAATTAAATTATATAAGCCCCCATTTCGATGTTGTTTAATATTCATTATTATGATATATAAAGTTTTTTTCTTATATTAATAATGTAGAATTGCGGGTACAAAATCCATTGGTGTCAACGTAGTTAAAAAATATCATTAAATTTTATCTGTATCCCTTAAAAATTTTATAAAAAATTTAATTATTAATTTAACATTCGTCTTAAAATAATATTTACGTGATAAACTCTCTAAAGAGCGAAAACTATATGAATACCCGACAACAATCATTTTTAGGTGAGTTAAATGGCAGTTAGTAAAAAAATCCCGGATGAAATATTTAATGAAAGGGCACAATATCTTGGTAATATAGATGAATTATTGTTTGAAATATATGATGAAGAAGTTCTTAGAAAAAATACCGGCACGCGGTCAGAATCTGCTCATATCTGGAAAATTGGCATTAATGACATTGCACAAAAGATCAGTGTTGCAGATCAGATTTTAGAAAACAAGGAATATCAGACATATATTGAATCGACACATCCGGAACAGATGTCAACAAGCAAAATCTCGGCTATTGAGAAAAAATCAATAGATGGGGAATTAAAGAAATTTAAACATATAAGTAACGTATAAAATTATTAACGTATAAAATTATTAACCTATTCAACTTCTAAACAATAAATCCATTCGGAAAGGGGTATACAATTTTCAGGAATACATTCCAGAGAGCAGCCAGTGCATGGTGAAAACAAGTCCTTGGTCATTAATAAATTGAAATTCTTTGCTTTTTTTTCCTTTTTTACGATGGCTTTGAGCAGGTAGGTCTTGTTCCCTTTTGAGGAATCCTGTTCTCTTGTGATCAATCCGTCTTTTTCGAGCTTTGTGACAATCCTCGAACATTTACTGCTATCTATTTTGGCGTTTTTCCATAGTTCGTTCTGGAAAATGCCGTTTTTCTTTGATTGTATCAGCTTCAGGATCTTTTCTTCAATCTCCATTCTATTCCCCTACTCTACAGGACTTAACATGATAATATTATTTCCTCTCAGGATGACAGAACCAAGGGAGCGCGATTTTACGCCCTCTATGATTTCATATGTATCATTCAGGTGCAGATTTAAATATTCATCTGCACTTTCAAGCTTTCCCTCAAGGGTATGTTTGTCTCCTTTCATCTCAACCTGTATAATCGTACCAATCAATGTCTGGACTTTTTTAGTGGGGAACAAGATATTTGCCTCTATTTTCTTTTATAATCCTTCATTTATCGTTTAGTACTTCAATTTTTGCATTGTCCATGAGACCATGGACTTTTCGGGGATGATCGAGTATTGTTATTCCTTCAAGTTCGCCTAGGATTTTCACGTTATTTGAATCAATATCACGGACTTTAATTTTTGTTAATCCACCTATTATCGCACCATAACTACATAATTGTACGCAAAATCCGCATCCATTGCATTTTAATAGATCGATCTGATCGGTAATTGCCTTATTCGGGCATTCTTTCATCGGCAGGCAAATCTCACACTTCTTACAGATCTCCCTGTCTATGAAGAAGGGCATTTTTGATTCTATATGTCCTTCGATATCAACGGGAACAATATAAACCGGGACATTTCCTTTTACAGCCTGAGCAACAGCATTTGTAACGAGAGTATCTGCTATTCCATACGCAAGTTTGGCTATAGTGTTTGAAGTTGCAGGGGTTAAGATAAGAGCATCATACTTTTTCAATAGCAATCTTCCGGCTTTCGGAAAGCTTGCACCCTGCTCCTGCTCATAAAAGCACTCTTCAAGATAGTTGCCGCCTGAAATATTAATTAGATCATTTCGCAATCCATACATTTTAATTACTTCTTCTGCGGCACGCGATACAAACGATGTAACCTTAAGTTCCCTGTTCTTTTCTTTTAATTCTTTAAAAACATCAAAGCTGTCACGTAAAAAATGTCCTGCGCCAGTGATACACCATGCAAGTTTCATTTTACGTTCTTGAATATTTCAGGTACTATTCTTCTTGCCACTTCCCGATATGCAGCCACAAGGTCGCCTTTATCGAACCTGAACACATCCTTGTCAAGCGATTCTCCGGTTGTCTTGTCCCAGAACCTGCATGTATCGCAGGATATCTCATCCGCAAGTATGATTTTACCCTTATGTCTTCCGAATTCAAGCTTAAAATCCGGGAGCAGAAGGTTCCTCTTATCCAGGTAATCAACAAGGATAGAGTTGATCGAAATTGCAATTTTTCGAATTTCCGAAAGTTCCGACCCTGTTGCAAGCCCAAGAGCAAGTGCGATATCATCATTGATCATAGGATCGCCGTGTTCATCGCTCTTATAATCGAAAACCAAAATCGGAGGATTAAGTTTCTGGCCAGTCTCAAATGGGTATTTCCTGACAAGTGAGCCTGCCGCGATATTCCTTACAATGACTTCGATTTTTATAATGTCCACAGCATCCACGACCATTTCGGTATCTGAAATCATGCTGTTAAAATGGGTTTTGATACCTCTGTCTTCAAGGAGCGTTAAGAGTTTCGCTGCGATCTGCGCATTGTAATATCCTTTCTTTGGCGCTTCGCTTTTCTTCTTACCATCAAACGCCGTAAGGCTGTTCCTGAATTCCATTATCAGCTTTTCAGGATCATCGGTTTTAAAAACGGTCTTTGCCTTGCCAGAATAAAGTTCCGAGAGCTTGATCATTATTTCCCTACTGGTATCTTTTTGGATATAAAGCAGACGGTTAAATTAATACACAACGACCGGAAATTGAACCGCAGTATTGCGATAATTTAGCTTTTATGTATTATTTTGCTCATAAAAAAAATTTCGGTAAATATATGTAGGTGGATTGTATTTATGTCTTAAAAAAATCAGGGAGACAACACAATGACAGAGGATAATGTAGTATTTATCGGGAACAAACCGGTGATGAATTATGTTCTTGCAATAGTTACACAGTTCAATAATGGAGCTGCGGAAATTTATGTAAAAGCAAGAGGAAAAGCAATATCAAGGGCAGTTGATGCTGTAGAAGTTTCAAGGAACAGGTTTTTGCCTGAAACAAGAGTAAAAGAGATAAAGATCGGGACAGAAAAAATTACAACCGACCGGGGAGATTCCAACGTTTCTACGATAGAGATTGTTCTGGCAAAATAGCTCCAACATTCTTGAAATATCACAATAATTATTTAACTTGAAAAATCATATGAATATTCAAGTGATCAAATGCCAACTACGGTAGAAATAAAGGGCGAGTTCGAGATAAAAATAAAGCGGTTGATAGATGCAGGATTATATGGGAACATGGCCGAAGCTGTTCGTGATGCTCTGCGCCATATGCTCCGGGAGTACGATGAGAAAGAGATTGCAGTGGGACTATACAGGCAGGGAAAAGTATCACTTGCCAAGGCAGCCGCAATTGCGGGGGTCTCAAATAACCAGAATGAAAAGCATCCTTGTTGAAAAAGAAATTAATCCCAGACTCGGAGTTGAAGGTGTCAAAGAATTATGCGAGGACTATGAAACCCTGAAGGGGACATCAGATTGATAGTGCTGGATACAAGCGTCGTAAGTGCCTTTTCTGAAATCAGAAGGTTTCCTCTGTTAAAAGAGATTTTAGATCGGTTAGGGGTAAACTCCATAATTCCGCATACCGTAGAAAAGGAAATTATCTTTTTGAAAAATATCTTATCTCACTGCATGATGGTGAATCAGGTGTTATCACACTGGCAAAAAAACATGACTGGATCGCAGCGCTTGATGATCTTGATGCCAGGAAGGTCGCAAAAAAGGAACATGTGAAGGTCACAGGCACACTGGGATTGCTTAAAATCGGGTATGAACTTTGCCCGATAAAAGATAAACCGGAACTTAAGAAAATAATAAATGATCTGATAGCCACAGGATTTTTTTTAACACCTGATATCATAGAAGGTATTCTGGATACAGAAAAGAAACCGAAAAATAGGATTTGAATATGGGCTATCATGCGGGCGAAAAAAACTATTATTATCACGGCTGTAGCTCAAGATCATAAAACTGGGGAAGTTATCGTGGTAGCATTTATGGACAGGGAAGCTCTCCATAAGACTATCGTAGGAAATAAAACGGATGATATAAAAAGCGATCAAGGATATCTCAAATTAGTTTTCAAATTCTTCCAGAGATTCTTTAGGTTTTATACTTGCATATATTGGATACATATTCAGATACATTTTTGGAAACTCGCTACTACTATATCCTTCCACTTCTTTAAAATTATGTTTTTTATAAAAATCTATGGAATTGACTTTAGAATCCACTGTTATATATCTGCAGCCAATTTCTTTAGAAATAGATATGGATTTTCCTATCGCGGCTAACAATAAGAATCTACCGATACCTATTCTTTCAAAACTCCTACCCACAGCAACCCTTCCAATTTTAATGGCCGGATATTTTGTATATTGGTAGTCAACAACTCTTTCATCTTCGTCTATTGATTGAACTCCAATCGTGTCTGCAAGTAGCGTTATATATCCAA contains:
- a CDS encoding MarR family transcriptional regulator, with amino-acid sequence MEIEEKILKLIQSKKNGIFQNELWKNAKIDSSKCSRIVTKLEKDGLITREQDSSKGNKTYLLKAIVKKEKKAKNFNLLMTKDLFSPCTGCSLECIPENCIPLSEWIYCLEVE
- a CDS encoding LSM domain-containing protein is translated as MFPTKKVQTLIGTIIQVEMKGDKHTLEGKLESADEYLNLHLNDTYEIIEGVKSRSLGSVILRGNNIIMLSPVE
- a CDS encoding dihydromethanopterin reductase (acceptor), whose translation is MKLAWCITGAGHFLRDSFDVFKELKEKNRELKVTSFVSRAAEEVIKMYGLRNDLINISGGNYLEECFYEQEQGASFPKAGRLLLKKYDALILTPATSNTIAKLAYGIADTLVTNAVAQAVKGNVPVYIVPVDIEGHIESKMPFFIDREICKKCEICLPMKECPNKAITDQIDLLKCNGCGFCVQLCSYGAIIGGLTKIKVRDIDSNNVKILGELEGITILDHPRKVHGLMDNAKIEVLNDK
- a CDS encoding phosphoribosylaminoimidazolesuccinocarboxamide synthase, with protein sequence MKLSELYSGKAKTVFKTDDPEKLIMEFRNSLTAFDGKKKSEAPKKGYYNAQIAAKLLTLLEDRGIKTHFNSMISDTEMVVDAVDIIKIEVIVRNIAAGSLVRKYPFETGQKLNPPILVFDYKSDEHGDPMINDDIALALGLATGSELSEIRKIAISINSILVDYLDKRNLLLPDFKLEFGRHKGKIILADEISCDTCRFWDKTTGESLDKDVFRFDKGDLVAAYREVARRIVPEIFKNVK
- the albA gene encoding DNA-binding protein Alba, with the translated sequence MTEDNVVFIGNKPVMNYVLAIVTQFNNGAAEIYVKARGKAISRAVDAVEVSRNRFLPETRVKEIKIGTEKITTDRGDSNVSTIEIVLAK
- a CDS encoding DUF3368 domain-containing protein — encoded protein: MKVTGTLGLLKIGYELCPIKDKPELKKIINDLIATGFFLTPDIIEGILDTEKKPKNRI
- a CDS encoding GNAT family N-acetyltransferase, with product MAQIPHDELQIFPLTQRYRLSSFNSTSSELNEFLTNDALEDQENMISRTYLCFWRETLVGYITLLADTIGVQSIDEDERVVDYQYTKYPAIKIGRVAVGRSFERIGIGRFLLLAAIGKSISISKEIGCRYITVDSKVNSIDFYKKHNFKEVEGYSSSEFPKMYLNMYPIYASIKPKESLEEFEN